One segment of Panicum virgatum strain AP13 chromosome 1K, P.virgatum_v5, whole genome shotgun sequence DNA contains the following:
- the LOC120641221 gene encoding pyruvate dehydrogenase E1 component subunit alpha-1, mitochondrial: MAAAALLRRLPAARAPATAFMAARPISDSTAALTIETSVPFTSHLVDPPSRDVTTTPAELMTFFRDMSVMRRMEIAADSLYKAKLIRGFCHLYDGQEAVAVGMEAAITRSDSIITAYRDHCIYLARGGDLVSAFAELMGREAGCSRGKGGSMHFYKKDANFYGGHGIVGAQVPLGCGLAFAQKYKKEDTATFALYGDGAANQGQLFEALNISALWKLPAILVCENNHYGMGTAEWRAAKSPAYYKRGDYVPGLKVDGMDVLAVKQACKFAKEHAVANGPIVLEMDTYRYHGHSMSDPGSTYRSRDEISGVRQERDPIERVRKLIYAHDLATPAELKDMEKEIRKQVDDAIAKAKESSMPGASELFTNVYKKGFGVESFGPDRKELRASLP; this comes from the exons atggccgcggccgcgctcctccgccgcctccccgccgcgcggGCCCCGGCCACGGCCTTCATGGCGGCGCGACCGATCTCCGACTCCACGGCCGCGCTCACCATCGAGACGTCCGTCCCCTTCACCTCCCACCTCGTCGACCCGCCCTCCCGCGACGTGACCACCACCCCCGCCGAGCTCATGACCTTCTTCCGCGACATGTCCGTCATGCGCCGCATGGAGATCGCCGCCGACTCCCTCTACAAGGCCAAGCTCATCCGCGGTTTCTGCCACCTCTACGACGGCCAggaggccgtcgccgtcggcatGGAGGCGGCCATCACCCGCTCCGACTCCATCATCACCGCCTACCGCGACCACTGCATCTACCTCGCCCGCGGAGGGGATCTCGTCTCCGCCTTCGCCGAGCTCATGGGCCGCGAGGCCGGCTGCTCCCGCGGCAAGGGCGGATCCATGCATTTCTATAAGAAGGATGCCAATTTCTACGGTGGGCACGGCATCGTCGGCGCGCAGGTGCCCCTCGGATGCGGCCTCGCCTTCGCGCAGAAGTACAAGAAGGAGGACACCGCTACTTTCGCGCTCTATGGTGACGGTGCGGCTAACCAGGGACAGCTCTTTGAGGCGCTCAACATTTCGGCCCTTTGGAAGCTGCCTGCCATATTGGTTTGCGAGAACAACCATT ATGGTATGGGAACAGCGGAGTGGAGGGCAGCAAAGAGCCCTGCCTACTACAAGCGTGGTGACTATGTGCCTGGATTGAAG GTTGATGGAATGGATGTTCTTGCTGTGAAGCAAGCCTGCAAATTCGCAAAGGAGCATGCTGTTGCCAATGGTCCAATT GTTCTTGAGATGGATACCTACAGGTACCATGGCCACTCTATGTCAGATCCTGGAAGCACTTACCGCAGCAGGGATGAGATTTCAGGTGTAAGACAG GAGCGTGACCCAATTGAGAGGGTAAGAAAGTTGATCTATGCTCATGATCTGGCAACTCCTGCTGAGCTCAAG GATATGGAGAAAGAAATCAGGAAACAAGTTGATGATGCCATTGCTAAAGCAAAG GAAAGTTCTATGCCCGGCGCTTCTGAGCTCTTCACAAATGTTTATAAGAAGGGCTTTGGTGTGGAG TCATTTGGGCCAGACAGGAAGGAGTTGAGAGCTTCCCTTCCATAG